One genomic window of Deltaproteobacteria bacterium includes the following:
- a CDS encoding glucosamine-6-phosphate deaminase, producing MEAKVEIQVYDTKEACGAAAADRAAATLRNAIEAKGHASFVAATGASQFEFLQSLTEQRAIDWEKTTMFHLDEYIGLPEDHPASFRRYLKERLIGRVHPGRVHLIQGDAEDPSAECRRLNRIISLETIDVAFVGIGENGHLAFNDPPADFDTEDPYIVVELDEACRKQQFGEGWFSSMDEVPRKAISMSVRQIMKAQTIICTVPDKRKAEAVRKCLEGEISPWHPASILRKHPKTFLYLDRDSASLL from the coding sequence ATGGAGGCAAAGGTGGAGATACAGGTCTATGATACCAAGGAAGCGTGTGGCGCAGCAGCAGCAGACAGGGCGGCTGCGACTCTCAGAAATGCTATTGAGGCAAAGGGCCATGCGAGTTTTGTTGCGGCCACCGGAGCTTCCCAGTTCGAGTTCCTGCAAAGCCTGACAGAGCAGAGGGCGATCGACTGGGAAAAGACGACCATGTTCCATCTCGACGAATACATCGGTCTCCCAGAGGACCATCCGGCGAGTTTCCGCCGTTACCTGAAAGAACGACTGATCGGACGGGTGCATCCCGGCAGGGTCCACCTGATCCAGGGGGATGCGGAGGATCCTTCGGCCGAATGCCGGCGACTCAACCGGATCATCTCCCTGGAAACGATCGATGTGGCCTTTGTAGGTATCGGAGAGAACGGGCACCTCGCCTTCAACGATCCTCCTGCTGATTTTGATACCGAAGATCCTTACATTGTGGTGGAGTTGGATGAAGCGTGCCGGAAGCAACAATTCGGCGAGGGCTGGTTCTCCTCAATGGACGAGGTTCCCAGGAAAGCCATCTCCATGTCGGTTCGACAGATCATGAAGGCTCAGACCATAATCTGCACGGTTCCGGACAAGCGCAAAGCCGAGGCGGTAAGGAAGTGCCTGGAAGGAGAGATCTCCCCCTGGCATCCTGCCTCAATCCTGAGAAAGCATCCCAAGACTTTTCTC